AAATGTTTTTCAAAATAAAATCATCCCACTTTTGCAAGAGTATTTTTATAATGATTATGCTTTGATAAATGTGGTTTTAAATGAAAATGGTATGATTTTTGAAGATAAAAAAGATGATATATATCTTCAAAAAATAAAGAATTTATATAATGTAGATAGTGAGAGAAATATTTATACTATCGCTCCATTTGATGATGAAATTTGGGACGATATAAAAACATATCAAGCAATTTATGATGATAAAATAACAAATAAAACAAAAAACGAAAATGAATAACACCTTTTCTATCATCGAATACCAAGCTTTTTCTAAAGAAGATTTAAAAGAAAACTTCAAAGAAAGAGCTGAAAGATTTTATAAAGAGCTAGAAGACTTCGCAAAAAACAATGAAATTTTTTTAGGCTTTAAAAATAAAAATACCTTAAAAGCTAAAAATTATGTCGGCATTATACAGACTAAAAGCGGTGTTTTAGAAATCTTGCCAAAATGCATGGATTTGGAAAAATTAGAAGAAAATGAACCATCAAGTGAAGATAAAGAAAAATTAAAAGAAGATACTAATTCAAAATACGATAAAGAAAAATTAAAAAAATACTACGAACTAGAAAATATCTCTAAAAATGATGATTGTTATAAAAAAGATTGTAAAGTTAATCCTAGTATTCTTTTAATCAACATGCTAAAAACCTTAAAAAATTCTCCCTTTAAAAAATCTCAAATTTCATCTTTGCAAATTGCTAAAATGCCTTTGTTTGAAGTATTTATCACGATGTTTTTAGATGAATTTGATAGTGTGTATAAAAAAGGTTTGATGAGATCTTATGTAAGTAGAGAAGAAAATAGAGCTTTTTTAAAAGGAAAATTACTATTTAATGAGCATATAAAATCAAATTTAATACACAAAGAAAGATTTTTCACAAGTAGCGATGAATTTGTTTTAGACATAGCGCCAAATCGTTTGATAAAATCAACATTAAATTTTTTAAAATCCAAAACAAGTTTGAATAAATTTAAAATCATCAAAGCTATGCAAATGCTTGATGAGGTAGAATTTTCTACAAATTATGAAAAAGATTTTAGTTTTAAAATTTCAAGACATTTTGATTATTATGAAAATATACTTTCTTGGTGTAAGATATTTTTGCAAAATCAAAGCTTTGCTCCATATAAAGGCAAAAACGAAGCCTTTGCTTTGCTTTTTCCTATGGAAAAGCTTTTTGAAAACTATGTGGCTTATATGTTTAAACTTGCTAATCCTAGTAAAAATATAAAAACCCAAAGTAGTGGAAAGTATTTAATCTCAAAAAATGATGAAAAATGTTTTATGTTAAAGCCTGATTTATATATAGAAAATAAAATGATCTTAGATACCAAATGGAAAATTCCAGATGATAACGAAGATGAGAAAAAGCATGGTATATCACAAAGCGATTTATACCAAATGTTTGCTTATGCAAATAAATATGAGATAAAGGAAATTTATCTTATTTATCCTCTATGTGAGAGAACTTTTGATTTAAGAGAGAAGTTAAAGACTAAAGATATTAAGTTTTTAGCACAAGGTTTTTTAAAAGCTTGCGATGAACATGTAAAGTTTAAGGTATTTTTCGCACCTTTACCTTTTTAGGAAGTAACATGAATCACGAATTTTATATGAATTTGGCCATAGATGAAGCTTGGAAATATCAGCTTTTAACCTATCCTAATCCAGCCGTAGGCTGTGTGATCTTAGATAAAAATGGTAAAATTTTAAGTATAGAAGCACACAAAGAA
This genomic stretch from Campylobacter lari subsp. concheus harbors:
- a CDS encoding McrC family protein; the encoded protein is MNNTFSIIEYQAFSKEDLKENFKERAERFYKELEDFAKNNEIFLGFKNKNTLKAKNYVGIIQTKSGVLEILPKCMDLEKLEENEPSSEDKEKLKEDTNSKYDKEKLKKYYELENISKNDDCYKKDCKVNPSILLINMLKTLKNSPFKKSQISSLQIAKMPLFEVFITMFLDEFDSVYKKGLMRSYVSREENRAFLKGKLLFNEHIKSNLIHKERFFTSSDEFVLDIAPNRLIKSTLNFLKSKTSLNKFKIIKAMQMLDEVEFSTNYEKDFSFKISRHFDYYENILSWCKIFLQNQSFAPYKGKNEAFALLFPMEKLFENYVAYMFKLANPSKNIKTQSSGKYLISKNDEKCFMLKPDLYIENKMILDTKWKIPDDNEDEKKHGISQSDLYQMFAYANKYEIKEIYLIYPLCERTFDLREKLKTKDIKFLAQGFLKACDEHVKFKVFFAPLPF